One stretch of Arachis duranensis cultivar V14167 chromosome 1, aradu.V14167.gnm2.J7QH, whole genome shotgun sequence DNA includes these proteins:
- the LOC107475011 gene encoding uncharacterized protein LOC107475011 → MQGEFNGLKTLILKENSYAFYVHCFAHQLQFALVTMIKTIEALKSGEISSGRGLNQETALKRAGDTMWGSHYGTILRLISLFPSVVNVLEYVEEDGNNSEQRDEACHLLNVIQSFEFIFNLHLMQNILGVTNELSQALQRNDQGIVNAMALVKMSKQRLQNIRDDITVPIMDDIFVSQGRSRRKAQKISNLHHFQVEIFYQVVDRQLQELNNRFTEVNTKLLLCIACLNPRHSFFALDVRSDDQFSDLNGIGALSQKLVETRKNIVYPFMFLLLKLALVLRVATASVERTFSAMNIIKSRLRNRMGAEYLNDFLVTYIERETFDCIDNEKIIQSFQNMKPRRMKF, encoded by the exons ATGCAAGGAGAATTTAATGGTTTGAAAACTTTGATATTGAAGGAAAATTCTTATGCTTTCTATGTACATTGCTTTGCTCACCAACTTCAGTTTGCTCTTGTAACG ATGATTAAGACAATTGAAGCACTAAAAAGTGGAGAAATTTCTAGTGGGCGTGGTTTGAATCAAGAAACAGCTTTAAAAAGAGCTGGAGACACTATGTGGGGTTCACACTATGGAACTATACTTagattaatttctttatttcctTCTGTGGTTAATGTTCTTGAATATGTTGAGGAAGATGGAAATAATTCAGAACAAAGAGATGAAGCATGTCATTTATTGAATGTCATTCAATCTTTTGAATTCATTTTCAACTTGCACTTGATGCAAAATATCTTGGGAGTTACTAATGAGTTATCTCAAGCGTTACAAAGGAATGATCAAGGCATTGTAAATGCTATGGCATTAGTCAAAATGTCTAAGCAACGGTTGCAAAATATAAGAG ATGATATTACTGTTCCAATCATGGATGATATATTTGTGTCACAAGGAAGATCAAGACGCAAAGCTCAAAAGATATCAAATTTGCATCATTTTCAAGTTGAGATATTCTATCAAGTAGTTGATAGACAACTTCAAGAACTCAATAATCGTTTTACAGAGGTGAATACTAAATTGCTTCTTTGCATAGCTTGTTTGAATCCAAGACACTCATTTTTTGC ACTAGATGTGCGTTCTGATGATCAATTCTCAGACTTAAATGGAATTGGTGCTCTTTCTCAGAAGTTGGTTGAgactcgaaaaaatattgtttatccATTTATGTTTCTTCTTTTGAAGTTAGCTTTAGTTTTGCGCGTAGCAACTGCATCAGTTGAAAGAACTTTTTCTGCTATGAACATCATAAAGAGTCGACTTCGTAACCGTATGGGAGCTGaatatttaaatgattttttagtGACATACATAGAAAGAGAGACATTTGATTGTATTGACAATGAAAAGATTAttcaatcttttcaaaatatgaaACCTAGAAGAatgaaattctaa